A window of the Paenibacillus woosongensis genome harbors these coding sequences:
- a CDS encoding diaminopimelate dehydrogenase: MASNIKVGIVGYGNLGRGVEKAIKQNPDLELRAIFSRRNPDEVAAASGVVHISELEKYKGDIDVLILCGGSATDLPQQGPELAAMFNTVDSFDTHAKIPEYFDKVNASASQGGNVSVISTGWDPGLFSLNRLLGQAILPEGNEYTFWGKGVSQGHSDAIRRVDGVKGGVQYTIPVESAVDRVRKGENPELSTREKHARECYVVAEEGADLARIEREIKEMPNYFADYDTTVHFISEEELKANHSAMPHGGNVLRSGRTGENNTQIIEFGLKLDSNPEFTASVLVAYARAAYKLSQAGESGARTVFDIPFGLLSPKSPEQLRKELL; the protein is encoded by the coding sequence GTGGCATCGAACATCAAAGTGGGTATCGTAGGTTATGGGAATTTAGGACGCGGCGTGGAAAAAGCAATCAAGCAAAATCCGGATCTAGAGCTCCGCGCAATTTTTTCGAGAAGAAACCCGGATGAGGTAGCGGCAGCCAGCGGCGTCGTGCATATTTCCGAGTTGGAGAAGTATAAGGGCGATATCGACGTGTTGATTCTTTGTGGAGGTTCGGCCACGGATCTTCCGCAGCAAGGGCCTGAGCTGGCCGCTATGTTCAATACGGTGGACAGCTTTGACACACATGCGAAAATTCCTGAGTATTTCGACAAAGTTAACGCATCGGCTTCTCAAGGGGGAAATGTGAGCGTGATCTCGACCGGCTGGGATCCAGGCTTGTTCTCTTTGAACCGCTTGCTTGGACAAGCTATTCTTCCTGAGGGCAACGAGTATACCTTCTGGGGCAAAGGCGTTAGCCAGGGCCACTCCGACGCGATTCGCCGCGTTGACGGTGTGAAGGGCGGCGTGCAGTATACGATTCCGGTAGAGTCCGCTGTAGACCGTGTGCGCAAAGGGGAAAACCCAGAGCTGTCCACGAGAGAGAAGCATGCGCGGGAATGCTATGTAGTTGCCGAAGAGGGTGCCGATCTCGCACGGATCGAACGTGAAATCAAGGAAATGCCGAACTATTTTGCGGATTATGATACGACGGTACATTTCATCAGCGAAGAGGAGCTGAAGGCGAACCACTCCGCTATGCCGCACGGCGGCAACGTGCTGAGAAGCGGCCGCACGGGAGAGAACAACACGCAAATTATCGAATTCGGGTTGAAGCTCGACAGCAATCCCGAATTTACGGCAAGCGTGCTTGTAGCTTACGCGCGCGCAGCTTACAAGCTGTCCCAAGCTGGCGAGTCCGGGGCAAGAACGGTATTTGACATTCCGTTTGGCCTGCTGTCGCCTAAATCGCCAGAACAGCTTCGCAAAGAATTGCTGTAA
- the qoxA gene encoding cytochrome aa3 quinol oxidase subunit II, with product MKRRGLLLIAFSALLVFLSGCNTLTVLDPKGPVAKTQSDVIIFSIITMALILLVVYVLYVYMLTKYRASKAAPDYEPPHDEGKTWLEITWTAIPLAIVIMLSVVTIRSTNEVEAVPKDYQDQKPIVIYASSSNWKWHFSYPEEGIETVNYVNIPTHRPIEFRLYAYGPITSFWVPQLGGQKYAMSDMVTKLNLVAEHEGSLMGKNANFSGEGFAHMEFEVLAMNQTEYDKWVDEVKSTASELTPEEFQSLLDTKHVGRRTYSSTHLTFLPPPEGEHAGHNHGDSAAKSELDQFQIDQIGSENSGGGDSDHSGHNHNQ from the coding sequence ATGAAAAGAAGAGGGCTGCTGTTAATCGCATTTTCAGCGCTGCTTGTCTTCCTGTCCGGCTGCAATACTTTGACGGTATTGGATCCGAAAGGACCTGTAGCCAAGACTCAATCCGACGTCATTATTTTCTCCATCATCACGATGGCGTTAATCCTGCTCGTCGTATATGTGCTTTATGTTTACATGCTGACCAAATACCGGGCTTCCAAAGCTGCTCCGGATTACGAGCCACCGCATGATGAAGGAAAGACATGGCTCGAAATTACCTGGACTGCGATTCCGCTAGCGATCGTCATTATGCTATCCGTTGTTACGATTCGCAGTACGAACGAGGTTGAGGCTGTACCTAAGGATTATCAAGATCAAAAGCCAATAGTTATTTACGCAAGCTCCTCCAACTGGAAATGGCATTTCAGTTATCCAGAGGAAGGGATCGAAACGGTCAACTACGTAAATATTCCGACTCATCGCCCTATCGAATTCCGCCTGTATGCGTACGGACCGATTACGAGCTTCTGGGTCCCTCAGTTGGGCGGCCAGAAATATGCGATGAGCGATATGGTTACGAAGCTGAATCTCGTTGCCGAGCATGAGGGCTCTTTAATGGGCAAGAATGCGAACTTCTCCGGTGAAGGCTTTGCCCACATGGAATTTGAAGTGCTGGCGATGAATCAGACAGAGTACGACAAATGGGTGGATGAAGTAAAGAGTACGGCTTCCGAACTGACGCCGGAAGAATTCCAAAGTCTGCTGGATACGAAGCATGTCGGCAGAAGAACTTACTCCTCCACGCACCTGACGTTCTTACCGCCGCCTGAGGGTGAGCACGCCGGGCATAATCACGGTGACTCCGCCGCGAAATCCGAGCTCGATCAGTTCCAGATCGACCAAATCGGTTCAGAAAATAGCGGAGGCGGAGATTCGGATCACTCCGGGCACAATCACAATCAGTAA
- the qoxB gene encoding cytochrome aa3 quinol oxidase subunit I — MKWDEFFVTGEPMIYGAMVSIVIVSIAIVAGLTYFKKWGYLWREWLTTVDHKKIGIMYIISALIMLFRGGVDGLLMRAQLAVPENGLLDSQHYNEIFTTHGVIMILFMAMPFIIGLMNVVVPLQIGARDVAFPRLNAVSFWLFFAGAMLFNISFVIGGSPDAGWTAYFPLSSIEFSPTVGNNYYSIALQISGLGTLMTGVNFIVTILKMRAPGMTLMRMPMFTWSILVTSVIIVFAFPVLTIALLLMMLDRQFGSQFFTMANGGMDMLWANLFWVWGHPEVYIVILPAFGIFSEVISTFSRKNLYGYKSMVFSMVIISLLSFVVWAHHFYTMGHGAMVNGVFSVTTMAIAIPTGIKIFNWLFTMHKGRIEFTTPMLYALGFIPIFTIGGVTGVMLAMASADYQYHNTMFLVAHFHYVLIPGTVFGVLAGMYYWFPKLFGFRLNDKQGKLAFWIIVISFNVTFLPLFALGLNGMTRRMYTYSAETGFGLLNLIASIGAVGLAIGFAVLVYNIYWSFRYAPRETNGDPWNARTLEWSTPSPIPHYNFARMPEIKERDAFWFAKKSGKSLYTEEYSDIHMPNNSGQPFVLGVIFMIFGFFMVFNWWVGAVIGAIGIFVMMIIRSFERDHGHYIPVKEVVATEQRLRGEQV, encoded by the coding sequence ATGAAATGGGACGAATTTTTCGTCACGGGCGAACCGATGATTTACGGTGCGATGGTCAGTATTGTTATTGTGTCAATCGCGATTGTTGCCGGGCTCACCTATTTTAAGAAATGGGGCTACCTGTGGCGCGAATGGTTAACGACCGTTGATCATAAAAAAATCGGTATCATGTATATCATTTCTGCACTCATCATGCTATTTCGGGGCGGCGTAGACGGCCTCCTGATGCGTGCGCAGCTTGCTGTCCCAGAGAACGGATTACTGGACAGCCAGCACTATAACGAAATCTTTACGACGCACGGGGTCATCATGATCCTCTTCATGGCGATGCCATTCATTATTGGTTTGATGAACGTCGTCGTTCCTCTGCAAATCGGAGCACGGGACGTTGCGTTCCCGCGCCTGAATGCCGTCAGCTTCTGGCTGTTCTTCGCCGGAGCGATGCTGTTCAACATTTCATTCGTCATCGGCGGATCGCCGGATGCCGGATGGACAGCTTACTTCCCGCTGTCGAGCATCGAGTTCAGTCCGACGGTTGGCAATAACTATTACTCCATTGCGCTGCAAATTTCCGGGCTGGGTACGCTCATGACCGGGGTGAACTTCATCGTGACCATTCTCAAGATGCGCGCGCCGGGCATGACGCTAATGCGTATGCCGATGTTCACATGGTCGATTCTGGTCACTTCCGTCATCATCGTATTCGCGTTCCCGGTATTGACGATCGCGCTGCTGCTCATGATGCTGGACCGGCAGTTCGGTTCGCAATTCTTCACCATGGCCAATGGTGGGATGGATATGCTCTGGGCCAACCTGTTCTGGGTATGGGGGCATCCAGAGGTATACATCGTTATTCTGCCCGCATTCGGTATCTTTAGTGAAGTTATCTCGACGTTTTCACGCAAAAATCTGTACGGTTACAAATCAATGGTGTTCAGTATGGTTATCATCTCGCTCCTGTCTTTTGTCGTGTGGGCTCACCACTTCTATACGATGGGACACGGCGCGATGGTTAACGGCGTCTTCTCCGTGACCACGATGGCGATAGCCATTCCGACCGGGATCAAAATCTTTAACTGGCTCTTTACGATGCATAAAGGACGCATCGAATTTACGACGCCAATGCTGTATGCTCTTGGCTTTATTCCGATCTTTACGATTGGTGGCGTGACCGGCGTTATGCTGGCCATGGCAAGTGCGGATTACCAGTACCACAACACGATGTTCCTGGTTGCCCACTTCCACTACGTATTGATTCCGGGGACAGTCTTCGGGGTTCTTGCGGGAATGTACTACTGGTTCCCGAAACTGTTCGGCTTCCGCCTGAACGACAAGCAAGGCAAACTGGCTTTCTGGATTATTGTAATAAGCTTCAACGTAACGTTCCTGCCGCTCTTCGCCCTTGGATTGAATGGGATGACGCGGCGGATGTACACGTATTCTGCAGAAACAGGCTTCGGGCTGCTGAATCTTATTGCGTCGATCGGTGCGGTCGGTCTGGCTATTGGCTTTGCGGTACTCGTATACAACATTTACTGGAGCTTCCGCTATGCGCCGAGAGAGACAAACGGCGATCCATGGAATGCAAGGACCTTGGAATGGAGCACGCCAAGCCCGATTCCTCACTACAACTTTGCGCGTATGCCTGAAATTAAGGAACGCGATGCGTTCTGGTTTGCGAAGAAGTCCGGTAAATCTCTGTATACCGAGGAATACAGCGATATTCATATGCCTAACAACAGCGGCCAGCCGTTTGTTCTGGGTGTGATCTTTATGATCTTCGGATTCTTCATGGTCTTTAACTGGTGGGTAGGGGCTGTGATTGGAGCCATAGGTATTTTCGTTATGATGATTATCAGATCCTTTGAACGCGATCACGGACATTATATTCCTGTGAAGGAAGTTGTGGCGACCGAACAACGATTGCGGGGTGAACAGGTATGA
- a CDS encoding cytochrome c oxidase subunit 3: protein MKIDHAVPLEYSTEENKNRIFGFWVFLGAEIVMFSTLFAVYFTLWNRTGNGPTAKEIFEIGPVLIETFLLLTSSFTIGLAINSMRQGLMKATMGFFAVTLLLGLGFLGVEIIEFVTYVNEGATLQTNAFMSSLFTLLGLHGAHVTLGLVWGGGLMLQMKREGFTPDTANKSFIFSLYWHFLDVVWIFIFSFVYLKGLM, encoded by the coding sequence ATGAAAATAGATCATGCAGTACCGCTGGAATATAGCACGGAAGAGAACAAAAACCGCATCTTCGGCTTCTGGGTATTTCTCGGAGCAGAGATCGTGATGTTCTCCACGCTCTTCGCCGTATATTTCACCTTGTGGAACCGGACCGGCAACGGTCCTACGGCGAAAGAGATTTTTGAAATCGGACCGGTGCTTATCGAGACCTTCCTGCTCCTGACGAGCAGCTTCACGATCGGTCTGGCGATCAACAGTATGCGGCAGGGTTTGATGAAAGCGACGATGGGATTTTTTGCGGTAACGCTGCTGCTTGGCCTAGGTTTCTTGGGCGTCGAGATCATTGAATTCGTGACGTACGTAAACGAAGGCGCAACGCTGCAAACGAACGCGTTCATGTCCAGCCTATTCACGTTGCTTGGGCTCCACGGGGCGCACGTAACGCTTGGATTGGTGTGGGGCGGCGGATTGATGCTGCAAATGAAGCGTGAGGGCTTCACGCCGGATACGGCGAACAAGTCATTCATCTTCTCGCTGTACTGGCACTTCCTGGATGTCGTCTGGATTTTCATCTTCAGCTTTGTATACTTGAAAGGATTGATGTGA
- the qoxD gene encoding cytochrome aa3 quinol oxidase subunit IV: protein MKKLFPLQHVMGYVSSLILSIVALTVLFFDMSYGMQMTVLLVCAVIQMSVQLFVFMHIGETGSKTSLYTNIAYALFVGLVTVFGTLFTMIWGYQ from the coding sequence ATGAAAAAACTGTTCCCGCTTCAACACGTCATGGGATATGTCTCTTCGCTGATCCTTTCGATCGTTGCACTGACCGTTCTGTTCTTCGATATGTCCTACGGGATGCAAATGACGGTTCTGCTCGTTTGCGCGGTCATTCAAATGTCAGTTCAGCTGTTCGTCTTCATGCACATCGGCGAGACGGGTTCGAAGACATCGCTTTATACGAATATCGCGTATGCGCTGTTCGTAGGTCTGGTGACGGTTTTCGGTACACTGTTTACGATGATCTGGGGATATCAATAA
- a CDS encoding contractile injection system protein, VgrG/Pvc8 family, which yields MSLGYDNILIHPFERINLEQLTLTKKINEHTRLYFTGVIPEDMRDSCVETTHSYTVIEVSQKDEAGGTTPLFSGIALSVEVKVVRDVYYLEVEAISHTYRMDIKQRTRSFQNINMTIPQLLEQIGEDYEGLDVIDGATDGAKIGRIAIQYQETDWAFLRRLASRYHTSLMPAARFDSPKFYFGIEDIPAHVVLDHSRYAVRKQMLPFRYFQENDQARLTENDFIFYEVETDEVLDLGAQLNFQGHSLFVMEAYTEMRQGQLRHQYVLGSYQGFRQKSYYQEKLAGASLSGVVIDVRQDQVRIHLDCDEQQKVDEAYWFNYSTAYSAEGHTGWYVMPEIGDPVSLYFPGSREEDGIAGSAVRRNTQGSARNKILDPQRKIWRTPHGKEICLGPDELVITGKEGAIYIQLNDKDGIHIVSSNAVSISAGGDLSLTAGTTMSLSAGSELRMDCNGSSIELSGSAKMKGSEVKSN from the coding sequence ATGAGTCTAGGATACGATAACATTCTAATTCACCCATTTGAGAGAATTAACCTAGAACAGCTCACCTTAACGAAGAAAATAAATGAGCATACCCGGCTGTATTTTACAGGCGTGATTCCAGAAGATATGCGGGATAGCTGCGTAGAAACAACGCATAGCTATACGGTCATTGAAGTGAGCCAAAAGGATGAGGCAGGCGGCACTACACCATTATTCAGCGGGATTGCACTCTCGGTTGAGGTGAAAGTTGTGCGTGATGTCTACTATCTGGAGGTAGAGGCTATCTCGCATACCTACCGAATGGACATCAAGCAGCGCACGCGCTCTTTTCAGAATATTAATATGACGATTCCTCAATTGCTGGAACAGATTGGCGAGGATTACGAGGGGCTTGATGTGATTGACGGGGCTACTGACGGGGCCAAGATCGGGCGTATTGCCATCCAGTACCAGGAGACGGATTGGGCTTTCTTAAGACGGTTGGCCTCCCGCTATCATACAAGCTTGATGCCCGCCGCCCGTTTTGATAGTCCGAAGTTTTATTTTGGCATTGAGGATATTCCTGCACATGTGGTGCTGGATCATAGCCGTTACGCCGTACGCAAGCAAATGCTGCCTTTTCGTTATTTTCAGGAGAATGACCAGGCCAGGCTGACGGAGAACGACTTCATTTTTTATGAAGTGGAGACGGATGAGGTGCTGGATTTAGGAGCGCAGTTGAACTTTCAGGGGCACAGCCTGTTTGTGATGGAAGCTTATACCGAAATGAGGCAGGGACAGTTGAGACACCAATATGTATTGGGATCTTACCAAGGCTTCCGGCAAAAAAGCTACTATCAGGAAAAACTGGCCGGCGCTTCGTTAAGCGGCGTCGTTATCGACGTGCGCCAGGATCAGGTGCGCATTCATTTGGACTGCGATGAGCAGCAGAAGGTAGATGAGGCATACTGGTTCAACTACTCTACGGCTTATAGTGCTGAGGGACATACGGGCTGGTATGTGATGCCTGAAATCGGCGATCCCGTTTCGCTATATTTTCCGGGCAGCCGAGAAGAAGATGGAATTGCGGGGAGTGCCGTCAGACGAAATACGCAAGGAAGCGCCCGTAATAAAATTTTGGATCCTCAGAGGAAAATATGGCGAACCCCTCATGGCAAGGAAATTTGCCTGGGACCGGATGAGCTGGTCATCACGGGGAAAGAAGGGGCTATTTATATCCAGCTGAACGATAAGGATGGCATACATATTGTAAGCAGCAATGCCGTAAGCATCTCGGCGGGGGGAGATCTGAGCCTGACGGCTGGGACAACGATGTCACTCTCCGCAGGCAGCGAGCTGCGTATGGATTGCAACGGCAGTTCTATTGAACTTAGCGGTTCAGCCAAGATGAAGGGCAGCGAAGTGAAATCTAATTAG
- a CDS encoding pentapeptide repeat-containing protein: protein MDKPLDGLKQEVNFNEAKWFSRKDWAETLKATLEQRIEECIQKFREYCRDIRQKQVQGQKGSISYITYSMLRTSWLERHPVYLVEAADEYWVFDADQVQFEWDISWAFSYWNDLQQQRQAEAIEQQLPLSEAGLEQMMLDAAAEFHTLMVNMLRLAMKRAVHTPEFQALDRAETFEIRAGEYLDQSISVYKEDRRERDNREVKAWLASKEAHEYGYQALTELDLAEGDYSRLDFRYTAFRRMQMENSRLQYCVLVGTEWRDSLLQGADFTFSLIHGADFSGCSLRNAVLDRVMGSVNDSDSWLEWEPLGFSGVNFTAVSLQGASFRAAQLQGAVFKDALLQQASFIHADLASACFENADLTGASFAGADLTGVSFDGARLSGTDFTGAKLQGVKLTEDQLRDVRRQLT, encoded by the coding sequence ATGGACAAGCCTTTGGATGGGCTGAAGCAGGAGGTAAATTTTAATGAAGCAAAGTGGTTTAGTCGTAAAGATTGGGCGGAGACGCTTAAGGCGACGTTAGAACAACGTATTGAGGAGTGCATACAAAAATTTAGAGAATATTGCCGCGACATTCGGCAAAAGCAGGTTCAGGGACAAAAAGGCAGCATAAGCTACATCACTTACTCTATGCTGCGAACATCGTGGCTGGAGCGGCATCCGGTCTATCTAGTCGAGGCCGCCGATGAGTATTGGGTGTTTGATGCGGATCAGGTTCAATTTGAATGGGATATTAGCTGGGCCTTCTCCTATTGGAATGACCTGCAGCAGCAGCGCCAGGCTGAAGCCATAGAGCAGCAACTCCCTCTTTCGGAGGCTGGATTAGAGCAGATGATGCTGGACGCAGCGGCGGAATTCCATACATTGATGGTGAATATGCTACGTCTCGCGATGAAACGTGCGGTGCATACTCCCGAGTTCCAAGCGCTGGATCGTGCAGAAACATTTGAGATTCGGGCCGGAGAGTATTTGGATCAGAGCATCTCCGTATATAAGGAAGATCGCCGAGAGCGAGACAATCGAGAGGTTAAAGCATGGCTGGCATCAAAAGAAGCGCACGAGTACGGCTATCAAGCCTTGACGGAGCTTGACCTAGCGGAGGGGGATTATAGCCGTCTGGATTTTCGTTATACGGCCTTCCGTCGTATGCAGATGGAAAATAGCCGACTGCAATATTGCGTGCTGGTGGGTACCGAGTGGCGGGATAGTCTGCTTCAAGGTGCTGACTTCACCTTCAGCCTGATCCATGGAGCTGATTTTAGCGGCTGCTCTCTAAGAAATGCCGTGTTGGACAGGGTAATGGGCAGCGTAAACGATTCCGATTCATGGCTGGAGTGGGAGCCGCTAGGATTTAGCGGAGTGAATTTTACAGCGGTGAGTCTGCAGGGGGCTTCCTTCAGAGCAGCTCAGCTTCAAGGCGCGGTATTCAAGGATGCCTTGCTGCAGCAAGCTTCATTTATCCATGCGGATCTAGCGTCGGCTTGCTTCGAGAATGCCGATCTGACAGGTGCTAGCTTTGCTGGTGCTGATCTGACGGGCGTGTCTTTTGATGGCGCGCGGTTGAGTGGAACTGATTTTACAGGCGCCAAGCTGCAAGGCGTGAAATTGACGGAGGATCAGCTCCGTGATGTTAGGAGGCAACTTACGTGA
- a CDS encoding DUF4280 domain-containing protein has protein sequence MKEAAKGQQVQVQPGAGGAKSYVVAGAILSCSYGTQPTRLKRPFSHGVYVKNKAVMNIADYVPGENISSFGNCSSPHNPAVQTSEMVDIYGVKKAPCVPVLTMPWLNGKSDMLIEGQPALTQDCTHHCLYCGHIRIEDDGQELD, from the coding sequence ATGAAGGAGGCGGCAAAGGGACAGCAGGTGCAGGTGCAGCCAGGAGCCGGCGGGGCCAAAAGCTATGTCGTCGCAGGCGCGATTCTGAGCTGCAGCTACGGAACTCAGCCAACCCGGCTAAAGCGTCCTTTCAGCCATGGGGTATACGTCAAAAATAAAGCCGTGATGAATATCGCGGATTACGTGCCCGGAGAGAATATTTCTTCCTTTGGCAACTGCTCCAGCCCCCACAATCCTGCTGTGCAGACCAGTGAAATGGTTGATATTTACGGGGTGAAAAAGGCTCCGTGCGTCCCTGTCCTTACGATGCCATGGCTCAATGGGAAAAGCGATATGCTGATCGAGGGCCAGCCCGCTCTGACGCAGGACTGCACGCATCACTGCTTATATTGCGGGCATATTCGCATAGAAGATGACGGTCAGGAGCTGGACTAA
- a CDS encoding DUF6809 family protein — protein MRSILEALYCGDIRPEETIMPIDPEYRALNRKISEAMKIWEKKLSAQEFSQLEELLNLRSKSGSMHSTASFIRGFQLGALMITEVYQHEMRS, from the coding sequence ATGAGAAGTATTTTAGAAGCATTATATTGTGGAGATATTCGCCCTGAAGAAACGATTATGCCAATTGATCCTGAATACCGTGCCCTAAACCGAAAAATATCTGAAGCCATGAAAATATGGGAGAAGAAGTTATCAGCACAGGAATTCAGTCAGCTTGAAGAATTGCTTAATTTGCGAAGTAAGTCAGGATCAATGCACTCTACTGCTTCTTTTATTCGGGGATTTCAACTTGGCGCACTAATGATTACAGAAGTATATCAGCACGAAATGAGATCGTAG
- a CDS encoding helix-turn-helix domain-containing protein encodes MSETLMLVGTRIRDIRKSKGLSQEASAEKAGFNASYIGFIERAERNISLKNLDKIAAALNVGIHQLFTYIEEQEPLTEEDSTIKEIISMLRFQMHIEVGRFSCSCALLYISLNFRA; translated from the coding sequence ATGTCAGAAACCTTAATGTTAGTCGGTACTAGAATTAGAGATATTCGAAAATCAAAGGGCCTATCACAAGAGGCATCAGCTGAAAAGGCAGGCTTTAATGCCAGTTATATTGGATTTATCGAAAGAGCTGAGAGGAATATTTCATTAAAAAACTTGGATAAAATAGCTGCTGCATTAAATGTTGGAATACATCAACTTTTTACATACATCGAAGAACAGGAACCTCTTACAGAAGAGGATTCGACGATAAAGGAAATCATATCCATGCTGAGATTTCAAATGCACATCGAAGTTGGACGCTTCTCTTGCAGCTGCGCTTTGCTCTACATTAGTCTTAACTTTCGTGCGTAA
- a CDS encoding metal-sensitive transcriptional regulator, translated as MTEPRETEHHCADPSADSSADERRSHHSDELKSNLSRRLNRIEGQIRGIKGMIDKDTYCDDVLNQIAAVQSALNSVGRLLLEGHMKSCVIERIQAGETEVVEELLVTVNKLMK; from the coding sequence ATGACAGAACCTAGGGAAACGGAACATCATTGTGCGGATCCCTCAGCAGATTCGTCCGCAGATGAGAGGCGCAGTCATCATTCCGATGAGCTGAAGAGCAATCTGAGCCGGCGTCTTAACCGGATTGAAGGGCAAATTCGGGGAATTAAGGGGATGATCGACAAGGATACGTACTGCGACGACGTTCTCAACCAAATTGCGGCTGTACAGTCGGCTCTGAACAGTGTTGGCAGGCTGCTGCTTGAAGGCCATATGAAGAGCTGCGTCATTGAACGCATCCAGGCCGGGGAGACCGAAGTGGTGGAAGAGCTCCTGGTTACGGTGAATAAGCTGATGAAATAA
- the copZ gene encoding copper chaperone CopZ: protein MQTVTLNVEGMSCNHCVNSIEGAVSKLGASAKVDLSAKNVTVSYDESKLSVETIKEAIEDQGYDVV, encoded by the coding sequence ATGCAAACAGTTACCTTGAACGTGGAAGGAATGTCCTGCAATCACTGTGTGAACTCCATCGAGGGCGCGGTATCCAAGCTTGGAGCGAGCGCCAAGGTCGATTTGTCGGCCAAAAACGTCACGGTCAGCTATGACGAGAGCAAGCTAAGTGTAGAGACGATCAAGGAAGCGATCGAAGATCAGGGCTACGACGTGGTATAA
- a CDS encoding peptide ABC transporter substrate-binding protein, which produces MMPIDEALNADMKYIAIDFSVLTHLAAEDKQYIEEYIGSRFAAPVRDATFEQLKESEGDDFTDNGMVLSGVLLQIDKVEISEHGAVIEGMKYRSGNGAVGIAIQLELKDGAWKVIEAANNWIS; this is translated from the coding sequence ATGATGCCGATCGACGAAGCCTTGAATGCTGACATGAAATACATCGCGATCGATTTCAGCGTGCTGACGCACTTAGCAGCGGAAGATAAGCAGTACATTGAGGAGTACATCGGCAGCAGGTTTGCCGCCCCGGTCAGAGACGCGACCTTCGAGCAGCTGAAGGAAAGCGAGGGTGACGATTTTACCGATAACGGGATGGTACTGAGCGGCGTGCTGCTCCAAATCGATAAGGTGGAAATCAGCGAGCACGGGGCCGTCATTGAAGGCATGAAGTACCGATCCGGTAACGGAGCCGTCGGAATAGCCATCCAGCTGGAATTGAAGGACGGGGCCTGGAAAGTGATTGAGGCGGCTAATAATTGGATTAGCTGA